In Rhodoferax koreense, a genomic segment contains:
- the tagF gene encoding type VI secretion system-associated protein TagF yields the protein MLQRLIAHRLVTPPAIWGKLPRHADFVRSGMRHGESEAWQSWLALQGCLDREARPALGAALPTAFVLPPGSLPFAARRFVIGVLAPSVDKVGRSHVLLVYQTAHLRWLRFQFDDAVPHDWLFWLARTVARHVRADTPSDSQAIDQAVRRLWRVYAPGTCDLWARAAASPATRQARRARQTAARRQSESPAAPFFADDLAAQLHGVTRLPWADWPHRLYRPHGHGMFWQQDAKGGFVNAATRLAILWGEA from the coding sequence GTGTTGCAAAGACTCATCGCCCACCGGCTGGTCACGCCGCCCGCGATCTGGGGCAAGCTGCCCAGGCATGCCGATTTCGTGCGCAGTGGCATGCGGCATGGCGAAAGCGAGGCGTGGCAGTCCTGGCTGGCGCTACAGGGTTGCCTGGACCGCGAGGCGAGGCCAGCGCTTGGGGCGGCGCTGCCCACGGCTTTTGTGCTGCCGCCCGGCAGCCTGCCGTTCGCCGCGCGCCGTTTCGTGATCGGTGTGCTCGCGCCGTCTGTCGACAAGGTTGGTCGGTCGCACGTCTTGCTGGTCTACCAGACCGCGCATCTGCGCTGGCTGCGGTTTCAATTCGATGACGCGGTGCCGCATGACTGGTTGTTCTGGCTGGCGCGAACCGTTGCGCGTCACGTCCGCGCCGACACGCCGTCCGACAGCCAGGCCATCGACCAGGCCGTGCGGCGTCTGTGGCGCGTATATGCGCCGGGCACCTGTGATCTTTGGGCCCGTGCGGCGGCGTCGCCAGCGACCCGCCAAGCACGGCGCGCGCGGCAGACCGCGGCGCGGCGGCAGTCCGAATCGCCAGCCGCGCCCTTCTTCGCAGACGACTTGGCCGCGCAGCTGCACGGTGTGACCCGGCTGCCCTGGGCCGACTGGCCTCATCGACTGTACAGGCCGCATGGCCATGGCATGTTCTGGCAGCAGGACGCGAAGGGCGGCTTCGTGAATGCCGCC
- the tssM gene encoding type VI secretion system membrane subunit TssM, with product MQYLQSFLSFVFSRQMLAFLAMVVLAAALWFVGPLLAIDGLRPLAGMGVRVTFIVLMLTLGILWLVNGPYSLVGVAALCLLVWHAGPLLSLGNARPLATPGARTLVVAAILFVYLLYGLFLLRRALRDDKEFLGKVLNFGNTTPEDNAAKEELKTVASTVSRAMAQLRKLRGHGGLRRFFEGRRYLYELPWYMIVGSPGAGKTTALLNSGLQFPVVNQAGHSPRSVLLHAQGGTMNCDWWFTNEAVLIDTAGRYTQHDTGGVKDTAEWTGFLALMRKHRPRAPLNGVIVALNVADLLGMDEIGRSEHAAMVRERLAELRQELGIRFPVYVIVTKLDLLGGFEEYFQSLTSEARLQVWGFTLPHVDGGRRSAGKRAAAQSREALREQITTELGLLKDRLAAGLRLHLNEEFDVDRRRRLFALPQEFAGLSLPLAQVVDEIFLDSRFDDTQWHTSLRGVYLTSGAQTARTLPAEPATLLQRMRRSLGWGKDIPVAAAAATVSQVPTGLQDAPLAGPPSNALPQLAPVAARQRSVVDANGRTGHQSFFLQDLMTKVIFPEAHLVRPNLRWEFRFRLLGLLGHTLAVVLFVWLAGALWLSFGNNRQYLDVVDGRARALDARVRSLFADFKPAGVPDTLNEAYQLPGYAGLDLQDPPGSFRFGLYSAAPVLEASTETYAHLQDHMLLPTILRRMETVLAQSLKNNDATTAYETLRVYKLLHDRAHYMQTGGAADVRNWVLKDWENTDSAAAFGGRASMVGHVQALFSGTRAVQSASLPNEALVRDVQRFLDSNTSTQRIYERAKAAMLNEAPQEFTLVRAVGPQAGTVFSRAGKLPLEKGVPGLFTYDGYHEVFNKRLPEFVGRALADDAWVMGRGAADSTLAGGAKSALAGGTGGTGGQGSDALLDDIRRQYLTEYAQQWDDFLNSIRTVAGSDTTGSSLGFDLSVLRQFAAPDSPLARLARAAARETTLSRPLVTRAPEDKSLLDKAADQLAKQTKDIGRNLGIRQEERLEKQLVDNRFAALREVVTGQPDVAFGAGQRAAVDANGAKPGLEGISSLVNEFYTLLVVADTALTANSLPPAGAEVGSRLKLEAGKLPAPFREVLTALATSGGDKVLQGSTDIIRKQAQVQLDRLMGLMAMQVSEVCKRGVEGRYPFAAVPQDASIEDVTQVFATGGVADEYFNKYLAPFVDTSVRPWRYKSSTVAGAMVGLESLAAGASAAVTPAPAGNGPTLVGELLKLLAQSGPNLDAFYRAQQIRELFFREAGGKKMAWKLDVKVVELDPTITDLVIDIDGQGQRYMHGPVQSFTVNWPGTRGGAMAEIVANPRLSNAASTLQASGPWALFRLLDKGRIVSTATSGRVGVEYSFDGRKALLDISGGSQPNPLNSDVLRGFHCPGTAA from the coding sequence ATGCAATACCTCCAATCTTTCCTGTCATTCGTTTTCTCGCGCCAGATGCTGGCCTTTCTGGCGATGGTCGTGTTGGCCGCGGCGTTGTGGTTTGTCGGTCCGCTGCTGGCCATCGACGGCTTGCGGCCACTGGCTGGCATGGGCGTGCGCGTGACCTTCATCGTGCTGATGCTCACGCTCGGCATTCTCTGGCTCGTCAACGGTCCCTACAGTCTGGTCGGCGTGGCCGCGTTGTGCCTGCTGGTCTGGCATGCCGGGCCCTTGCTCTCGCTGGGTAACGCACGGCCCTTGGCCACACCCGGCGCGCGCACGTTGGTCGTCGCGGCGATCCTGTTCGTGTACCTGCTCTATGGTCTGTTCTTGCTGCGGCGCGCCCTGCGCGACGACAAGGAGTTCCTCGGCAAAGTGTTGAACTTCGGCAACACCACGCCAGAAGACAACGCCGCCAAGGAAGAATTGAAAACAGTGGCTTCCACGGTGAGCCGCGCCATGGCGCAACTGCGTAAGCTGCGCGGCCACGGCGGTCTGCGCCGGTTCTTCGAAGGCCGGCGCTACCTCTATGAATTGCCGTGGTACATGATCGTCGGCAGCCCCGGCGCGGGGAAGACCACAGCCTTGCTGAATTCAGGATTGCAGTTCCCCGTGGTCAACCAGGCTGGTCATTCACCACGCAGTGTGTTGCTGCACGCGCAGGGTGGCACCATGAATTGCGACTGGTGGTTCACCAACGAAGCGGTGTTGATCGACACGGCCGGCCGCTACACGCAGCACGACACCGGTGGTGTGAAAGACACGGCCGAATGGACGGGCTTTCTCGCCCTGATGCGCAAGCATCGCCCGCGCGCACCGTTGAACGGCGTCATCGTGGCACTCAATGTGGCCGATCTGCTGGGCATGGACGAGATCGGACGATCCGAACATGCGGCCATGGTGCGCGAACGCCTGGCCGAGTTGCGACAGGAACTGGGCATTCGTTTTCCGGTGTACGTGATAGTCACCAAGCTCGACCTGCTGGGCGGCTTCGAGGAATACTTCCAGTCGTTGACCAGCGAGGCACGCCTGCAGGTCTGGGGCTTCACGCTGCCCCATGTCGATGGCGGGCGCCGCAGTGCGGGCAAACGCGCGGCGGCGCAAAGCCGTGAGGCGCTGCGTGAGCAGATCACGACCGAACTCGGTCTGCTCAAGGATCGTTTGGCCGCGGGCCTGCGCCTGCACCTCAACGAAGAGTTCGATGTCGATCGCCGGCGCCGCCTGTTTGCGTTGCCGCAGGAGTTCGCGGGCCTCTCGTTGCCGTTGGCCCAGGTGGTCGACGAAATCTTTCTCGATTCGCGTTTCGATGACACGCAGTGGCACACCAGCCTCCGTGGTGTCTATCTGACCAGCGGTGCGCAGACGGCACGAACGCTGCCCGCCGAACCTGCGACGCTGCTGCAACGCATGAGACGGAGCCTTGGGTGGGGAAAAGACATCCCGGTTGCCGCCGCAGCCGCGACAGTATCGCAAGTGCCAACCGGGCTGCAGGATGCCCCCCTGGCCGGGCCACCATCCAACGCGTTGCCGCAGCTTGCGCCCGTTGCAGCGCGCCAGCGCAGCGTGGTGGACGCCAATGGCCGCACGGGCCATCAAAGTTTCTTCCTGCAGGACTTGATGACCAAGGTCATCTTCCCCGAAGCCCATCTGGTCCGGCCCAATTTGCGCTGGGAGTTCCGCTTCCGCCTGCTCGGCCTGCTCGGCCACACCCTGGCCGTCGTGCTGTTCGTCTGGCTGGCTGGTGCGCTGTGGCTGAGCTTCGGCAACAACCGCCAATACCTCGACGTGGTGGACGGCCGCGCCAGGGCGCTGGATGCGCGGGTACGCTCGCTGTTCGCAGATTTCAAGCCGGCGGGCGTGCCAGACACGTTGAACGAGGCCTACCAGTTGCCCGGCTATGCGGGCCTGGACCTGCAGGACCCGCCCGGCAGTTTCCGTTTTGGCCTGTACAGCGCTGCGCCCGTGCTCGAAGCCTCCACCGAAACCTACGCTCACTTGCAGGACCACATGCTGTTGCCGACGATCCTGCGGCGCATGGAGACGGTGCTGGCACAGAGCCTGAAGAACAACGACGCCACGACGGCTTACGAAACCTTGCGCGTCTACAAGTTGCTGCACGACCGGGCGCACTACATGCAGACCGGTGGTGCGGCCGACGTGCGCAACTGGGTGCTGAAGGATTGGGAGAACACCGACAGCGCGGCAGCCTTCGGTGGCCGGGCTTCGATGGTGGGCCACGTCCAGGCCCTGTTTTCCGGCACGCGGGCGGTGCAGTCCGCTTCCCTGCCGAATGAAGCGCTGGTGCGCGACGTGCAAAGGTTCCTGGACAGCAATACTTCCACCCAGCGCATCTACGAACGCGCCAAGGCGGCGATGCTGAACGAGGCGCCGCAGGAATTTACCCTCGTTCGTGCCGTCGGGCCGCAGGCCGGCACGGTGTTTTCGCGCGCAGGCAAGCTGCCGCTCGAAAAAGGGGTGCCTGGGCTCTTCACCTACGATGGCTACCACGAGGTGTTCAACAAACGCCTGCCCGAGTTCGTCGGCCGTGCGCTGGCCGACGATGCCTGGGTGATGGGCCGCGGCGCGGCCGACAGCACACTGGCCGGGGGCGCCAAATCCGCGCTGGCAGGTGGCACCGGCGGCACGGGCGGGCAGGGCAGCGATGCGCTGCTCGACGACATCCGCCGCCAGTACCTCACGGAGTACGCGCAGCAGTGGGATGACTTCCTGAACTCGATCCGCACGGTGGCGGGCAGCGACACCACGGGCAGCAGCCTGGGCTTCGACCTCAGCGTGCTGCGGCAGTTCGCTGCACCGGATTCGCCGCTGGCCCGGTTGGCCCGAGCCGCGGCGCGTGAAACCACGCTATCCCGGCCGCTGGTGACGCGGGCGCCGGAGGACAAGAGTCTTCTGGACAAGGCCGCCGATCAACTCGCCAAGCAGACGAAAGATATCGGACGCAACCTCGGCATACGCCAGGAGGAAAGGCTGGAGAAGCAACTCGTCGACAATCGCTTCGCCGCACTGCGCGAGGTCGTGACGGGCCAACCCGACGTCGCCTTCGGCGCGGGCCAGCGGGCGGCCGTGGACGCCAACGGCGCCAAGCCGGGCCTCGAGGGCATTTCCAGCCTCGTCAACGAGTTCTACACCTTGCTGGTGGTGGCCGATACCGCACTCACCGCCAACAGCCTGCCGCCGGCCGGTGCCGAGGTCGGTTCACGCTTGAAGCTCGAAGCGGGCAAGCTGCCCGCGCCATTCCGCGAGGTGCTGACGGCGCTGGCCACGAGTGGCGGCGACAAGGTGCTACAGGGCTCGACCGACATCATCCGCAAGCAGGCCCAGGTTCAGCTCGACCGCCTCATGGGCCTGATGGCGATGCAGGTCAGCGAGGTCTGCAAGCGCGGGGTGGAGGGCCGCTACCCCTTTGCGGCCGTGCCACAGGACGCGTCCATCGAAGACGTGACCCAGGTGTTCGCCACCGGCGGTGTGGCCGACGAGTACTTCAACAAATACCTCGCCCCTTTCGTGGACACGAGCGTGCGCCCATGGCGCTACAAGAGCAGCACTGTCGCTGGCGCGATGGTTGGGCTTGAAAGTCTTGCGGCCGGCGCGTCCGCGGCGGTCACGCCGGCGCCAGCGGGCAACGGCCCGACCCTCGTCGGCGAACTGCTCAAGCTACTGGCACAAAGCGGTCCCAACCTCGATGCTTTCTACCGTGCACAGCAGATCCGTGAACTGTTCTTCCGCGAGGCCGGTGGCAAGAAGATGGCCTGGAAACTCGACGTGAAGGTGGTCGAACTCGATCCGACCATCACCGACCTGGTGATCGACATCGACGGCCAGGGCCAGCGCTACATGCACGGGCCGGTGCAGAGTTTCACTGTCAACTGGCCCGGCACGCGGGGCGGCGCCATGGCAGAAATCGTCGCCAACCCGCGGTTGTCCAATGCGGCCTCCACCCTGCAGGCGAGCGGCCCCTGGGCCCTGTTTCGGCTGCTTGACAAGGGGCGCATCGTGAGCACCGCCACCTCGGGCCGGGTCGGCGTCGAATACAGCTTCGACGGCCGCAAGGCGTTGCTCGACATCAGTGGCGGTAGTCAGCCGAACCCGCTCAACAGCGACGTGCTCAGGGGCTTCCACTGCCCCGGCACGGCGGCTTGA
- a CDS encoding PAAR domain-containing protein: MARRIILVGDPTSHDGVVLSGSPAATIGGKAIARLGDEVSCPRHGNNKIVEGETGYTIGGVPVALEGHHGECGCSLIGTTTASVG, translated from the coding sequence ATGGCACGCCGCATCATTCTCGTCGGCGACCCGACCAGCCACGATGGCGTGGTGCTGTCGGGCTCACCCGCCGCCACCATCGGTGGCAAGGCCATCGCCCGGCTCGGCGACGAAGTCAGCTGTCCGAGGCACGGCAACAACAAGATCGTCGAGGGCGAGACCGGCTACACCATCGGCGGCGTGCCGGTGGCGCTGGAGGGCCACCACGGCGAATGCGGCTGCAGCTTGATCGGCACCACCACCGCATCGGTCGGTTGA